The nucleotide window GGTGCATTCTCATATCAACCATCTGAAAGGACTGCTTACTGCCGCATTTGAAAATGGAATTGCTGATAAGACTTTTGTCCACGCTTTTACAGACGGACGGGACTGTGATCCTTATTCAGGTGTTGGATTTATAGAAGAATTGCTGGCTCATATGAAGGTTACTGGCGGGCACCTGGCGTCGGTCACAGGCAGATATTACGCCATGGACCGCGACAGGAGATGGGAGCGTGTTAAACAGGCCTATGACGCACTGGTGAAAGGTGTGGGCATCCGGACGCGTGACGTACTGCAAACAATGAAAGAGTCCTACGCGGCGGGCATTACAGATGAATTTATGAAACCCATCATTTGCCTGAAGGAGAGCCATCTGCCGATGACTAAGATTGAGAATGGAGATGTGGTGATCTGCTTCAACTTCCGTACAGATCGTGGCAGGGAAATTACCGAAGTGCTGTCTCAGAAGGATTTCCCGGACTTTGGGATGCATAAACAGAACCTTTATTATGTAACCCTCACCAATTATGATAAGGATTTCAAGGATGTAAAGGTGGTGTTCAACGAAGAGGTACTTCAGGATACAATGGGCGAAGTGCTGGAAAGACACGGTAAAACACAGATCCGTGTGGCCGAGACCGAGAAATATCCGCATGTTACCTTTTTCTTCTCGGGTGGACGCGAAGAGCCGTTTGAAAATGAGAAACGAATCCTGTGTCCCAGCCCGAAGGATGTCCCTACTTATGATTTCAAACCCGAAATGTCGGCGTATGATATTGTGGAAAACATACTGCCGGAAATAAATGATACAACTGCCGATTTCATTTGTCTGAATTTTGCAAATGCGGATATGGTGGGTCATACAGGCGTTTTCGAAGCAGCCGTGAAAGCGGCTGAGGCCGTAGACCGGTGCATTGAAAAAGTAGCGACGGCAGCCTACGAAAAGGGATATGCTGTTTTCATCCTGGCAGATCATGGTAATTCAGATTATATGATCAATCCGGATGGCTCGCCCAATACACAGCACTCTACCAACCTGGTACCCCTGATTGTTATGGATCCGGATAAAACATGGCAGCTAACCCCGGGAAAACTGGGTGATATAGCACCCACAATCCTGAAAGTGATGGGTATTCACCCGCCGCCGGCAATGACGGGTGAAATCCTGGTGGAATAGTAATTGCTGAAATGACACGCTGGACTGTTAGCATTTGCTGAAAACGTCCGGAGCGAAACATGGTTTTTTGTACATAGTAAGCGCTATAATCAAAGGACTTATGCATTAAATAAGAGTATTTTGACCTATATTTGCACTCTATAAAAAAGTTAAGATGTACAACAAACTGGTAAGACTGGAGGTGATGAAGAATCTGG belongs to Chryseobacterium sp. and includes:
- the gpmI gene encoding 2,3-bisphosphoglycerate-independent phosphoglycerate mutase; amino-acid sequence: MSKKALLAILDGWGLGTDPAVSALAQANTPFIDRCLREFPNTTLEASGIAVGLPFGQMGNSEVGHMNLGAGRVVYQNLVRLNMAVENATLGKENVITDAFQYANEHNKNVHFIGLCSDGGVHSHINHLKGLLTAAFENGIADKTFVHAFTDGRDCDPYSGVGFIEELLAHMKVTGGHLASVTGRYYAMDRDRRWERVKQAYDALVKGVGIRTRDVLQTMKESYAAGITDEFMKPIICLKESHLPMTKIENGDVVICFNFRTDRGREITEVLSQKDFPDFGMHKQNLYYVTLTNYDKDFKDVKVVFNEEVLQDTMGEVLERHGKTQIRVAETEKYPHVTFFFSGGREEPFENEKRILCPSPKDVPTYDFKPEMSAYDIVENILPEINDTTADFICLNFANADMVGHTGVFEAAVKAAEAVDRCIEKVATAAYEKGYAVFILADHGNSDYMINPDGSPNTQHSTNLVPLIVMDPDKTWQLTPGKLGDIAPTILKVMGIHPPPAMTGEILVE